From a single Couchioplanes caeruleus genomic region:
- a CDS encoding glyoxal oxidase, producing the protein MKPRPRTSTTRRLFSAGIGLVVLSVLVFVNRPMVAFGADALHDFSINRESYKQKYGHWSRLPVPHGFRVNAIHAALLNTGKVLIVAGSGNNRDNFEAGTFRTVLYDPAKDSFSEVPTPTDVFCAGHTFLPNGNLLIAGGTKSYEVLEKNITHAAGVMKIKNESATGGPRVFPKGTTLLSADGTAYRTRDDLTVPAATTMQHGDQVMTHAGAAEVWVDAVAEGDGPIVDHPAQYTVSGLTGADKRNIYGLADKITREKQEYGGDKTSYEFDPRTERYVRTGDMVKHRWYPTLAEMPGGDVLAVSGLDEFGRMLPGHNERYLKDQRRWVDAPELKRVFPTYPALHLMKDGKLFFSGSNAGYGSDTEGRTPGLWNLKNNTFKEVPGLKDPRMTETSSSVLLPPAQDQKVMIFGGGEVGESAVSTARTAIADLDQPTPVYEPGPDLPHPARYLSTVILPDDTVFTTGGSSGYRGGRYGNKTRSDLFNAQIYRPGTGKFETAAESSVGRNYHSEALLLPDGRVITMGSDPLYDPSGRNPGTFEQRIEVYSPPYLFKGDRPVIGGAPEAVQRGTTFAVATPDAGRVRTARLVRPSAVTHVTDLDQRSVALDITPATGGLALSVPKARGLVPSGWYMLFLTDAEGVPSVGRWIRVR; encoded by the coding sequence ATGAAGCCCCGTCCCCGCACCTCCACGACCCGCCGCCTGTTCAGCGCCGGCATCGGCCTGGTCGTGCTCAGCGTGCTCGTGTTCGTGAACCGGCCGATGGTCGCGTTCGGCGCGGACGCCCTGCACGACTTCAGCATCAACCGGGAGTCGTACAAACAGAAGTACGGCCACTGGTCACGCCTGCCCGTGCCGCACGGCTTCCGGGTCAACGCGATCCACGCGGCGCTGCTGAACACCGGCAAAGTGCTCATCGTCGCGGGCAGCGGCAACAACCGGGACAACTTCGAGGCGGGCACCTTCCGCACCGTCCTGTACGACCCGGCGAAGGATTCGTTCTCCGAGGTGCCCACGCCGACGGACGTGTTCTGCGCCGGGCACACGTTCCTGCCCAACGGCAACCTGCTGATCGCCGGCGGCACGAAGTCGTACGAAGTGCTCGAGAAGAACATCACCCACGCGGCCGGCGTCATGAAGATCAAGAACGAGTCGGCGACCGGCGGCCCGCGCGTCTTCCCGAAGGGCACGACGCTGCTGTCGGCCGACGGGACCGCGTACCGGACCAGGGACGACCTGACCGTGCCGGCCGCCACGACGATGCAGCACGGCGACCAGGTGATGACCCACGCCGGCGCGGCCGAGGTCTGGGTGGACGCCGTCGCCGAGGGCGACGGGCCGATCGTCGACCACCCCGCGCAGTACACCGTTTCCGGGCTGACGGGGGCGGACAAGCGGAACATCTACGGGCTCGCCGACAAGATCACCCGGGAGAAGCAGGAGTACGGCGGGGACAAGACGTCCTACGAGTTCGACCCACGGACCGAGCGCTACGTGCGTACCGGCGACATGGTGAAGCACCGGTGGTACCCGACGCTCGCCGAGATGCCCGGCGGCGACGTGCTCGCCGTCTCCGGCCTCGACGAGTTCGGCCGGATGCTGCCCGGGCACAACGAGCGCTACCTCAAGGACCAGCGGCGCTGGGTGGACGCCCCGGAGCTCAAGCGGGTCTTCCCGACGTACCCGGCGCTGCACCTGATGAAGGACGGCAAGCTGTTCTTCTCCGGCTCGAACGCCGGCTACGGCTCGGACACCGAGGGCCGTACACCCGGCCTGTGGAACCTGAAGAACAACACGTTCAAGGAGGTTCCCGGGCTGAAGGACCCGCGGATGACCGAGACCAGCTCGTCGGTGCTGCTGCCGCCGGCCCAGGACCAGAAGGTGATGATCTTCGGCGGCGGCGAGGTCGGCGAGTCGGCCGTGTCCACCGCCCGGACCGCGATCGCGGACCTCGACCAGCCCACGCCGGTCTACGAGCCGGGGCCGGACCTGCCGCACCCGGCCCGGTACCTGAGCACCGTGATCCTGCCCGACGACACCGTCTTCACCACCGGCGGCTCGTCCGGGTACCGCGGCGGGCGCTACGGGAACAAGACGCGCAGCGACCTGTTCAACGCGCAGATCTACCGTCCCGGCACCGGGAAGTTCGAGACCGCGGCGGAGTCCTCGGTCGGCCGCAACTACCACTCCGAGGCGTTGCTGCTGCCAGACGGCCGGGTCATCACCATGGGCTCCGACCCGCTGTACGACCCCAGCGGCCGCAACCCGGGCACGTTCGAGCAGCGGATCGAGGTGTACTCACCGCCGTACCTGTTCAAGGGCGACCGTCCGGTGATCGGCGGCGCGCCGGAGGCGGTGCAGCGCGGCACCACGTTCGCGGTGGCGACGCCGGACGCCGGCCGGGTCCGTACGGCCCGCCTGGTCCGGCCCAGCGCGGTCACCCACGTGACGGACCTGGACCAGCGGTCGGTGGCGCTGGACATCACCCCGGCGACCGGCGGGCTGGCGCTCAGCGTGCCCAAGGCGAGGGGTCTGGTGCCGTCCGGCTGGTACATGCTGTTCCTCACCGATGCCGAGGGTGTGCCGTCGGTGGGCCGCTGGATCCGGGTGCGCTGA
- the mfd gene encoding transcription-repair coupling factor, translating into MQLSGLIPASLRDRGLARARDLARKGGVDSDALDLTAPAALRPFVVASVAGPAELGGAGRPVLAVTATSREADDLANALGCLLEPDRVAVYPSWETLPHERLSPRSDTVGRRLAVLRRLAHPAESGGAPLQVVVAPVRSLLQPQLKGLGDLEPVELRAGGEAELEDVARRLTDMAYARVDLVTKRGEFAVRGGILDVFPPTDEHPSRVEFWGDEVEEIRTFAVADQRTIDPVERLWAPPCRELLLTPPVRARAAELAQEHPEIAEILDKLAEGIPVEGMESLAPALMDGTDSMELLIDCMPPGTHVLLCDPERIRTRAHDLTRTSDEFLEASWAAAAVGGQAPIDVGAAAFKTLADVRAHAATLHQPWWTVSPFGLADADEQPSDTPWLETPEVEVSPDLGDAIALHAQPVPLYHGDTAKLAADLRQWAGEQWAIALVFEGHGTAQRATELLRDAGLGVTPVDAIETGIEPGQLLVTCGGLNHGFVDEGSRLAIITGNDITGGRGASTRDMRKMPSRRRNTIDPLELKPGDFVVHEQHGIGKYVELVQRTVNGAEREYMVIEYAPSKRGQPGDRLFVPTDQLDQLSRYVGGEQPSLHKMGGSDWQKSKARARKAVREIAAQLIQLYAARQASKGHAFGPDTPWQRELEDAFPYTETPDQMAAIEEVKHDMELAVPMDRLICGDVGYGKTEIAVRAAFKAVQDGKQVAILVPTTLLAQQHYNTFAERMGQFPVTIKQLSRFQTPKEAALTLEAAANGTADIVIGTHRLLSKSTHFKNLGLIIVDEEQRFGVEHKEQLKALRASVDVLTMSATPIPRTLEMAITGIREMSTIATPPEERHPVLTYVGAYDEKQVAAAIHRELLRDGQVFFLHNRVESIDKAARKLRELVPEARVAVAHGQMGEEALEKVMVGFWEKEFDVLVSTTIVESGIDIPNANTLIVERADLLGLSQLHQIRGRVGRGRERAYAYFLYPREKPLTETAHERLATIAQHTELGAGMYVAMKDLEIRGAGNLLGGEQSGHIEGVGFDLYVRMVGEAVQAFKGERPEEETEVKVDLPVDANLPTEYISVERLRLEMYRKLAEARDDARLDEVVAEMTDRYGTPPEPVANLIAVARFRLVARAYGLADVSVQGKHLRFSPLPLPDSKQLRLKRYHPDSVYKQANDQVSVPRPTTRRVGGEPLRDQALLQWCTQLLKDVLGDIPAPVTPGPSRA; encoded by the coding sequence ATGCAACTCAGCGGCCTCATCCCGGCCTCCCTGCGTGACCGCGGGCTGGCGCGGGCCCGTGACCTGGCCCGCAAGGGCGGGGTGGACTCCGATGCGCTCGACCTGACCGCCCCCGCCGCGCTGCGCCCGTTCGTCGTCGCGTCCGTCGCCGGGCCGGCCGAGCTCGGCGGCGCCGGCCGCCCGGTGCTCGCCGTCACCGCCACGAGCCGGGAGGCCGACGACCTCGCCAACGCGCTCGGCTGCCTCCTCGAGCCCGACCGCGTCGCCGTGTACCCGTCCTGGGAGACGCTGCCGCACGAGCGGCTTTCGCCCCGCTCCGACACCGTCGGCCGCCGGCTGGCCGTGCTGCGCCGCCTCGCGCACCCCGCCGAGTCCGGAGGCGCGCCGCTGCAGGTCGTCGTCGCGCCCGTACGGTCGCTGCTGCAGCCGCAGCTCAAGGGCCTCGGCGACCTCGAGCCGGTCGAGCTGCGCGCCGGGGGAGAGGCCGAGCTCGAGGACGTCGCGCGGCGGCTCACCGACATGGCGTACGCCCGCGTCGACCTGGTCACCAAGCGGGGCGAGTTCGCCGTCCGCGGCGGCATCCTCGACGTCTTCCCGCCCACCGACGAGCACCCGTCCCGGGTCGAGTTCTGGGGCGACGAGGTCGAGGAGATCCGCACCTTCGCCGTCGCCGACCAGCGCACCATCGACCCCGTCGAGCGGCTCTGGGCGCCGCCCTGCCGCGAGCTGCTGTTGACCCCGCCGGTCCGCGCCCGCGCGGCCGAGCTGGCACAGGAGCACCCCGAGATCGCCGAGATCCTCGACAAGCTCGCCGAGGGCATCCCGGTCGAGGGCATGGAGTCGCTCGCCCCCGCGCTGATGGACGGCACGGACTCGATGGAGCTGCTCATCGACTGCATGCCGCCGGGCACGCACGTGCTGCTCTGCGACCCCGAGCGGATCCGGACCCGGGCGCACGACCTCACCCGCACCTCCGACGAGTTCCTGGAGGCCAGCTGGGCCGCGGCCGCCGTCGGCGGCCAGGCCCCGATCGACGTCGGCGCCGCCGCCTTCAAGACCCTCGCGGACGTCCGCGCCCACGCCGCCACCCTGCACCAGCCGTGGTGGACCGTCTCGCCGTTCGGCCTGGCCGACGCCGACGAGCAGCCGTCGGACACGCCGTGGCTGGAGACGCCCGAGGTCGAGGTGTCACCGGACCTCGGCGACGCGATCGCCCTGCACGCCCAGCCGGTCCCGCTCTACCACGGCGACACCGCGAAGCTCGCCGCCGACCTGCGGCAGTGGGCCGGCGAGCAGTGGGCGATCGCGCTGGTCTTCGAGGGCCACGGCACCGCACAGCGGGCCACCGAGCTGCTGCGCGACGCCGGCCTCGGCGTCACCCCGGTCGACGCGATCGAGACCGGCATCGAGCCGGGGCAGCTGCTGGTCACCTGCGGCGGGCTCAACCACGGCTTCGTCGACGAGGGCTCCCGGCTCGCCATCATCACCGGCAACGACATCACCGGCGGCCGCGGCGCGTCCACCCGGGACATGCGCAAGATGCCGAGCAGGCGGCGCAACACGATCGACCCGCTGGAGCTCAAGCCCGGCGACTTCGTGGTGCACGAGCAGCACGGCATCGGCAAGTACGTCGAGCTGGTGCAGCGCACGGTCAACGGCGCCGAGCGCGAATACATGGTCATCGAGTACGCCCCCAGCAAGCGCGGCCAGCCCGGCGACCGCCTGTTCGTCCCGACCGACCAGCTCGACCAGCTCTCCCGCTACGTCGGCGGCGAGCAGCCCAGCCTGCACAAGATGGGCGGCTCGGACTGGCAGAAGAGCAAGGCGCGCGCCCGCAAGGCCGTCCGCGAGATCGCGGCCCAGCTCATCCAGCTGTACGCCGCCCGCCAGGCGTCCAAGGGCCACGCGTTCGGACCGGACACCCCGTGGCAGCGCGAGCTCGAGGACGCGTTCCCGTACACGGAGACGCCCGACCAGATGGCGGCGATCGAAGAGGTCAAGCACGACATGGAGCTGGCCGTGCCGATGGACCGCCTGATCTGCGGCGACGTCGGCTACGGCAAGACCGAGATCGCCGTGCGCGCGGCCTTCAAGGCGGTCCAGGACGGCAAGCAGGTCGCCATCCTGGTGCCCACCACGCTGCTCGCCCAGCAGCACTACAACACGTTCGCCGAACGGATGGGCCAGTTCCCGGTGACCATCAAGCAGCTCTCCCGGTTCCAGACGCCGAAGGAGGCCGCGCTGACCCTGGAGGCGGCCGCCAACGGCACCGCCGACATCGTCATCGGCACGCACCGGCTGCTCAGCAAGTCGACGCACTTCAAGAACCTCGGCCTGATCATCGTGGACGAGGAGCAGCGCTTCGGCGTCGAGCACAAGGAGCAGCTCAAGGCGCTGCGGGCGTCGGTGGACGTGCTCACCATGTCCGCCACGCCGATCCCGCGCACGCTGGAGATGGCGATCACCGGCATCCGCGAGATGTCCACCATCGCCACCCCGCCCGAGGAACGGCATCCCGTGCTGACGTACGTCGGGGCGTACGACGAGAAGCAGGTGGCCGCGGCCATCCATCGTGAGCTGCTGCGCGACGGTCAGGTGTTCTTCCTGCACAACCGCGTCGAGTCCATCGACAAGGCGGCGCGCAAGCTGCGCGAGCTGGTCCCCGAGGCGCGGGTCGCCGTGGCGCACGGGCAGATGGGCGAGGAGGCCCTCGAGAAGGTGATGGTCGGCTTCTGGGAGAAGGAGTTCGACGTCCTGGTCAGCACGACCATCGTCGAGTCCGGCATCGACATCCCGAACGCCAACACGCTCATCGTCGAGCGCGCCGACCTGCTCGGCCTGAGCCAGCTGCACCAGATCCGCGGCCGGGTGGGCCGTGGCCGCGAGCGCGCGTACGCGTACTTCCTCTATCCGCGCGAGAAGCCGCTCACCGAGACCGCCCACGAGCGCCTGGCCACCATCGCCCAGCACACCGAGCTCGGCGCCGGCATGTACGTGGCCATGAAGGACCTCGAGATCCGCGGCGCCGGCAACCTGCTCGGCGGCGAGCAGTCCGGCCACATCGAGGGCGTCGGCTTCGACCTGTACGTGCGCATGGTCGGCGAGGCGGTGCAGGCCTTCAAGGGCGAGCGGCCCGAGGAGGAGACCGAGGTCAAGGTGGACCTGCCGGTCGATGCGAACCTGCCGACCGAGTACATCTCCGTGGAGCGGCTGCGTCTCGAGATGTACCGCAAGCTCGCCGAGGCCCGCGACGACGCCCGCCTCGACGAGGTGGTCGCCGAGATGACCGACCGGTACGGCACCCCGCCCGAGCCGGTCGCCAACCTCATCGCGGTCGCCAGGTTCCGGCTGGTGGCGCGGGCGTACGGCCTGGCCGACGTCTCCGTGCAGGGCAAGCACCTGCGCTTCTCGCCGCTGCCGCTGCCGGACTCCAAGCAGCTTCGTCTCAAGCGCTACCACCCCGACTCGGTCTACAAGCAGGCCAACGACCAGGTGAGCGTGCCGCGCCCGACGACCCGCCGGGTGGGCGGCGAGCCGCTGCGCGACCAGGCGCTGCTGCAGTGGTGCACGCAGCTGCTCAAGGACGTGTTGGGTGACATCCCGGCCCCGGTTACGCCGGGCCCCTCCCGAGCGTGA
- a CDS encoding enoyl-CoA hydratase-related protein, which translates to MRVLLLVSGFNGLSQRVWCALREAGHDVGVLLATGAQDMIDGVRAAQPELIVCPYLKDRVPAQVWQHWRTVILHPGPVGDRGPSSLDWAIAESAPTWGVTALQAVEEMDAGPIWATRTFPMPAAAPRKSSLYNGPVADAVLECVFEVVAKAADPAFRPVPATELTVEVQGARPRPVMTQADRAFDWSAPTDQILRKIRAADGAPGVRTELAGLEVFAYDAHPGLTRGGRPGTVLGRRQGAVLVGTGDGSVWLGHLRDGSGPGHFKLPATTLLGKRLRGVPHSPLPAGVEPEAPSYRQIRYRRAGSVGWLAFDFYNGAMSTGHCHRLLAALRHAAAQDTRVLVLRSGSDAFSNGIHLNAVEAAADPAGAAWTNIKAINEVCREIITCTRQVVIAAYAGSAGAGGAMLGLGADIVAARDGVVLNPYYDMGLYGSELHTFTLPRRVGADTAQRLIDDKLPVSAAQAQSLGLVDEVGPRRPEAYGEWLTALAGRHADARTARRLQAAKAKRLAAERVPLDVYETRELAEMSSDMYGDRSGFAAARHAFVTKARPTHTPARLLFSAASPSQAARPRQATRARNTGPAGDAPARVRPAVPLSA; encoded by the coding sequence GTGCGGGTTCTACTGCTCGTGTCCGGGTTCAACGGCTTGAGCCAGCGCGTCTGGTGCGCCCTGCGGGAAGCCGGGCACGACGTCGGCGTCCTGCTGGCGACCGGCGCGCAGGACATGATCGACGGCGTCCGCGCCGCGCAGCCCGAGCTGATCGTCTGCCCGTACCTGAAGGACCGCGTTCCGGCGCAGGTCTGGCAGCACTGGCGCACGGTGATCCTGCACCCCGGCCCGGTCGGCGACCGCGGCCCGTCCTCGCTGGACTGGGCCATCGCCGAGTCCGCGCCGACGTGGGGGGTCACCGCACTGCAGGCGGTCGAGGAGATGGATGCGGGCCCGATCTGGGCCACCCGGACGTTCCCCATGCCGGCCGCGGCACCGCGCAAGTCCTCGCTCTACAACGGACCGGTGGCCGACGCGGTGCTGGAGTGCGTCTTCGAGGTCGTCGCGAAGGCGGCCGACCCCGCGTTCCGGCCGGTGCCCGCGACCGAGCTGACGGTGGAGGTGCAGGGCGCCCGGCCGCGGCCGGTCATGACGCAGGCGGACCGCGCCTTCGACTGGTCCGCGCCGACCGATCAGATCCTGCGCAAGATCCGGGCCGCGGACGGCGCGCCGGGCGTACGCACCGAGCTGGCCGGGCTGGAGGTCTTCGCGTACGACGCGCACCCGGGACTGACCCGCGGCGGCCGCCCCGGCACCGTGCTGGGCCGCCGGCAGGGAGCCGTGCTGGTCGGCACCGGCGACGGCAGCGTGTGGCTGGGCCACCTGCGGGACGGCTCCGGCCCGGGCCACTTCAAGCTCCCCGCCACCACGCTGCTCGGCAAGCGGCTGCGCGGCGTGCCGCACTCCCCGCTGCCCGCGGGCGTCGAGCCGGAGGCGCCGTCGTACCGGCAGATCCGGTACCGGCGGGCCGGCTCGGTCGGCTGGCTGGCGTTCGACTTCTACAACGGCGCGATGTCCACCGGGCACTGCCACCGCCTGCTGGCCGCGCTGCGTCATGCGGCCGCGCAGGACACCCGGGTGCTCGTGCTGCGCAGCGGCAGCGACGCCTTCAGCAACGGCATCCACCTCAACGCCGTCGAGGCGGCGGCCGACCCCGCCGGTGCGGCGTGGACGAACATCAAGGCGATCAACGAGGTGTGCCGGGAGATCATCACCTGTACCCGGCAGGTCGTCATCGCCGCATACGCGGGCAGCGCCGGAGCCGGCGGCGCGATGCTCGGCCTCGGCGCCGACATCGTGGCGGCCCGTGACGGCGTGGTGCTGAACCCGTACTACGACATGGGCCTGTACGGCTCCGAGCTGCACACGTTCACCCTGCCCCGGCGGGTCGGCGCGGACACCGCGCAGCGGCTCATCGACGACAAGCTGCCGGTCAGCGCGGCGCAGGCGCAGTCGCTCGGACTGGTCGACGAGGTCGGCCCGCGGCGTCCGGAGGCGTACGGCGAGTGGCTCACCGCGCTGGCGGGGCGGCACGCCGACGCCCGGACCGCCCGTCGCCTGCAGGCCGCGAAGGCCAAGCGGCTGGCCGCCGAGCGGGTGCCGCTGGACGTGTACGAGACCCGCGAGCTCGCCGAGATGAGCAGCGACATGTACGGCGACCGCTCCGGTTTCGCCGCGGCGCGGCACGCCTTCGTCACCAAGGCCCGGCCCACGCACACCCCCGCCCGGCTGCTGTTCAGCGCGGCATCGCCGAGCCAGGCGGCACGCCCGCGTCAGGCCACCCGGGCCCGCAACACCGGGCCCGCCGGCGACGCTCCGGCGCGCGTACGCCCGGCTGTGCCGCTCTCCGCCTGA
- a CDS encoding glycoside hydrolase family 6 protein produces MSRHALPAGRRWPLAAACTALVVVLAAIVVLSMRGEDSPVVGGPAAVRASVPAPARAGHLPGRELYVDPNGAAAEQVREWEAAGRTADAAVIRRIADRPAATWFADAEPGYAQRARQLVTAAAAAGRLPVLTLYNIPGRDCSGQSAGGAADAAAYRDWVRAIAAALEGNEALVVLEPDAIPQAVQGCLDEDDTHERYALLAEAVGALRAVPGVHVYLDAGNPTWITDTGRLVAALRKAGIARASGFSLNVANFETTADNVAYGLRLSALLGGAHFVVDTSRNGNGPAQKGAGDRHWCNPAGRSLGDPPTTRTGVAVVDAYLWVKRPGESDGACGNGAPAAGRWWPDYALELAR; encoded by the coding sequence ATGTCCCGGCACGCCCTGCCGGCGGGCCGCCGGTGGCCGCTGGCAGCCGCCTGCACGGCGCTCGTCGTGGTCCTCGCCGCCATCGTGGTGCTCTCGATGCGCGGCGAGGACTCGCCGGTGGTGGGCGGCCCGGCCGCGGTGCGGGCCAGCGTGCCCGCCCCGGCGCGGGCCGGGCACCTACCCGGCCGGGAGCTCTACGTGGACCCGAACGGGGCCGCCGCGGAGCAGGTCCGGGAGTGGGAGGCGGCCGGCCGCACGGCCGACGCGGCGGTGATCCGGCGGATCGCCGACCGGCCCGCCGCCACCTGGTTCGCCGACGCCGAACCCGGCTACGCCCAGCGGGCCCGGCAGCTGGTCACGGCCGCCGCCGCGGCCGGCCGGCTGCCGGTGCTGACGCTCTACAACATCCCCGGCCGCGACTGCTCCGGCCAGTCGGCGGGCGGCGCCGCCGACGCGGCGGCCTACCGCGACTGGGTACGCGCGATAGCGGCCGCGCTGGAGGGCAACGAGGCCCTGGTCGTGCTGGAACCGGACGCCATACCGCAGGCCGTGCAGGGCTGCCTCGACGAGGACGACACCCATGAGCGCTACGCGCTGCTGGCCGAGGCGGTCGGCGCGCTGCGGGCGGTCCCCGGCGTGCACGTGTACCTGGACGCGGGGAACCCGACGTGGATCACCGACACCGGCCGGCTCGTCGCGGCGCTGCGGAAGGCGGGGATCGCGCGGGCGTCCGGCTTCTCGCTGAACGTGGCGAACTTCGAGACGACGGCGGACAACGTCGCGTACGGGCTGCGGCTGTCCGCGCTGCTGGGCGGCGCCCACTTCGTCGTGGACACCAGCCGCAACGGCAACGGGCCGGCTCAGAAGGGCGCCGGTGACCGGCACTGGTGCAATCCCGCCGGCCGGTCCCTCGGCGACCCGCCGACCACCCGGACCGGGGTCGCGGTCGTCGACGCGTACCTGTGGGTGAAACGGCCGGGCGAGTCCGACGGCGCGTGCGGGAACGGCGCTCCCGCAGCCGGCCGATGGTGGCCCGACTACGCCCTCGAACTCGCCCGGTGA
- a CDS encoding glycosyltransferase family 2 protein, with the protein MRDPAHPSTEIPAPRTPADQALSRALTAPTVLLPGRYEYSGYSVLAGPAELPDGDAPQRVRMRPLARRRPVLTVLITLFAFAFESTFFGWLLSSLQVPDPGLYVWLYAATMFMIVATALIELFRLVNVVTLCLATLWARDPVPMVPDARLRVAFLTTIVPGKEPVEMVERTLRAAKAIRHSGPYDVWLLDEGDDDDVEAMCARIGVKHFSRKGVERYNTEAGAYKAKTKHGNYNSWVDAHGDGYDVFVSVDPDHVPMPNFCERLLGYFRDPDVAFVVGPQIYGNYDNVVTRWAESQQYLFHSLLQRAGNRLGISMLVGTNNAVRISALRSVGGLQDSITEDMATSLAVHSGRNAATGKRWRSVYTPDVLAVGEGPSSWTDYFSQQHRWSRGTDEVVVRSFARFAWRLGFRRGLHYALLMSYYPLTALAWLLGAVNAICYLVLGAKGVQVPAEVWLMLYVDAALFQIGLYLWNRRHNTSPHEEAGSSGLAGMVMSTLSTPIYVSSFIGAVLRRKAGFVVTPKGDSASPDRLLTFQQSLRWAAFYVALLIAAPIGGHVDGAMWLWPGLNLIVCLAPPAIWAGQEYRRRRTARRTPPPEPPQQKETETPVETYA; encoded by the coding sequence ATGCGCGACCCTGCCCACCCTTCCACCGAGATCCCCGCGCCGAGAACCCCCGCCGATCAGGCGCTCTCGCGGGCCCTCACCGCCCCGACCGTGTTGTTGCCCGGCAGGTACGAGTACAGCGGCTACAGCGTGCTGGCCGGCCCCGCCGAGCTGCCGGACGGCGACGCCCCGCAGCGGGTACGGATGCGCCCGCTCGCCCGCCGCCGCCCGGTGCTGACCGTGCTGATCACCCTGTTCGCGTTCGCCTTCGAGAGCACGTTCTTCGGCTGGCTGCTGTCGTCGCTGCAGGTGCCCGACCCCGGCCTGTACGTGTGGCTGTACGCCGCCACGATGTTCATGATCGTGGCGACCGCGCTGATCGAGCTCTTCCGGCTCGTCAACGTGGTGACCCTGTGCCTGGCGACGCTGTGGGCCCGCGACCCGGTGCCGATGGTCCCGGACGCCCGCCTGCGCGTGGCCTTCCTGACCACGATCGTGCCCGGCAAGGAACCGGTCGAGATGGTCGAGCGGACCCTGCGCGCGGCGAAGGCGATCCGGCACTCCGGGCCGTACGACGTGTGGCTGCTGGACGAGGGCGACGACGACGACGTGGAAGCCATGTGCGCGCGGATCGGCGTGAAGCACTTCAGCCGTAAGGGCGTCGAGCGCTACAACACCGAGGCCGGCGCGTACAAGGCGAAGACCAAGCACGGCAACTACAACTCCTGGGTGGACGCGCACGGCGACGGCTACGACGTCTTCGTGTCGGTGGATCCGGACCACGTGCCGATGCCGAACTTCTGCGAGCGGCTGCTCGGCTACTTCCGCGACCCCGACGTGGCGTTCGTCGTCGGCCCGCAGATCTACGGCAACTACGACAACGTCGTCACGCGCTGGGCGGAGTCGCAGCAGTACCTGTTCCACTCGTTGCTGCAGCGCGCCGGCAACCGCCTCGGCATCTCGATGCTGGTCGGCACCAACAACGCCGTACGCATCTCCGCGCTGCGCAGCGTCGGCGGCCTGCAGGACTCGATCACCGAGGACATGGCCACCAGCCTCGCCGTACACAGTGGACGAAATGCGGCGACGGGCAAGCGGTGGCGGTCGGTCTACACGCCGGACGTGCTGGCGGTGGGCGAAGGGCCGTCGTCCTGGACCGACTACTTCAGCCAGCAGCACCGGTGGTCCCGCGGCACCGACGAGGTCGTCGTGCGCTCGTTCGCCCGGTTCGCGTGGCGGCTCGGGTTCCGTCGCGGGCTGCACTACGCGCTGCTGATGTCGTACTACCCGCTGACCGCGCTGGCCTGGCTGCTCGGCGCCGTGAACGCGATCTGCTACCTCGTGCTCGGCGCCAAGGGCGTGCAGGTGCCGGCCGAGGTCTGGCTGATGCTGTACGTCGACGCCGCCCTGTTCCAGATCGGGCTGTACCTGTGGAACCGGCGGCACAACACCAGCCCGCACGAGGAGGCCGGGTCGTCCGGGCTCGCCGGCATGGTGATGTCGACGCTGTCCACGCCGATCTACGTGTCCTCGTTCATCGGGGCGGTGTTGCGCCGCAAGGCCGGCTTCGTGGTCACGCCGAAGGGCGACTCGGCCAGCCCGGACCGGCTGCTCACCTTCCAGCAGAGCCTGCGCTGGGCCGCCTTCTACGTCGCGCTGCTGATCGCCGCGCCGATCGGCGGGCACGTCGACGGCGCGATGTGGCTGTGGCCCGGCCTCAACCTGATCGTCTGTCTCGCGCCGCCGGCCATCTGGGCCGGTCAGGAGTACCGGCGCCGCAGAACCGCCCGGCGGACCCCTCCGCCGGAACCCCCGCAGCAGAAGGAGACCGAAACACCAGTGGAGACGTACGCATGA